The DNA region TGAAAATCCGGATGCATAAATTTTATTTGCATTTATAGGTATAATAGCTGATATTGTATCAATCATTTTATAAAAAAAAGGAATATCATCTCTTAGGGTATCACCTGGGCAAAGTATCGAAAGGGTATTGCCTTCACTCCACTTTGTTTGAACCCCTTCTGTAGTACAATAGATTAAAGCAGTGGGAAAAACTACTATAAATTTTTCCTTCTCGGCTACTTCCTTCCAACCTGATATATTGTAAAATTGCGGTCCGGATTGATTGGAGCCGTGCAACATAAAGACCAAGGGATAGCCTCCTGCAGGAGGATTGCCCGAAGGTTTAAAAATTACCAGTTCACGAAGTTCATTATTGATTAAGAGTTTTGCATCTATCCTTTCTTGTGAAATACCGAAATGATAGATAAGAAACAAACATATCAGCGCAATGTATTTAATTTTCATGAGTACTAATTTCCAGTTTTGTTAATTGAAAATAATTTTATTTAAATAAATCTGTCGATCAGTTTGTAAGGTTAAAATGAACAATCCAATACCTGCTTCAGATTTTTTTATTAGAAGTTCGGAGACGTTGTTGTGAATGCCACTGCATTGTATTTTTCCTGAAGCATCCTGGAGTTTCCACAAATAATTTCCATCATATTCAGGGATTGAAATTTGTATGATGTCTGAAGAAGGATTGGGAAATAAGCTGGCAGTTGGAATTAATTTTGAGTGTTCTGAATTTTTTACAACTACACTGGATTTAAAAAATTCCCAAAACAATTTAGCTGCTTCTAATCTAAAATTCATCCCATTTGGATAAACATGGAACATATCATTGACCAATGTAAATCGATACAATTGTCCGGTATCTCCTGGATTACTTTCTTTAAAATCATAGCTGTGTGTAATGGCTGTTTCAAATTTTGTGAAATTTTGAGTTACACCTTGACAATCAATCATCCGTTGAAGTGCTCTGTTAAAATAGACTAACACCGAGTCATCTCCGAATGGAATTTCGGTAAAGGGGGGTCTTATCGATTTGTCATCTCTTGTTCCCATCATAGCCCATACAGGAATGCGATGGATTGGTTTTGCAGAATCACCAGCTGGTAAAAAAGAACCGGATCCCGCGCAGGCAGCAAAAACATCTCCGGCATCAATAGCTAGTTTATGAATCATTCCACTTCCATTTGAAAAACCTGAAGCAAATATCATTGCAGGATTGACTGGAAAGGTGTCTGCAATTTTATTAGCCAACAGTTTTAAAAAATTGACATCACTGATGTAGTTCTGTGGTGGTCCCGAACATGGAAGATCCGTTACTTGTCCGTTTACCCATCTTAAACCATGGGTTTCTACACTGTCATCCATATAACACCATCTCAATGAGTTAGGAAAAACCGTGATAAAATTTTCTTGTTCGCCTAATTCTTTCCAACCAGAAATGTCATAAAAATATTCTCCATTCTGATTCGTGCCGTGCAACATAAAGACAATGGGATATCCACCAATCGGAGGAGGGCTGCTTGGTTTAACCACGATGCTTTCTCTGAGCCGGCCTTCAGAAATCAGGTTTATATCATAACGCGTTTGAGAGAATAAGCTTGCAAAGCAAGTCAAATAAACAACCCAACCGAGAATCAATTTCATAAGATTTAGATTCATTAGTTAAAAATAACTTTTTGACTTAAAGTAGCATTGTCAAGATGTGCACGAAACAAGAATAAGCCAGTTCCCAATTCCGATTTTTTAATTTGTACGGACTCACCGTTTGCTTGATTCCCTTTTAATCGTAGATTACCCTGCGTGTCATATAGATTCCAATGATAATTTCCATGAAATTCAGGAATAGAAATTGTTACGAGATCATTGGAAGGATTTGGATATGCATAGATACCAATTGATCCCTGATGTTGATGCTCAGTCGCAACAGCTACCGAACGTTTAAAAAACTCCCAGAAAATTAATGGAGCACTCACTGGGTAATTTGCACCATTTGGATATTCATGAGTCATTCCTTTTAACAAAGTGAAAATATATGGTTTGGAAATTTCACCGGCCAGACTTTTTGTAAACTGATAGGTATGTGCGCTATCCTTTTCATTTTTAATAAATGCTGTATCCAGTCCCTGGCAAACCAAAGCCCGGTTGAGAGAACTTTTTAAATAACCTAAGATCGAATCACCTCCAAATGGCAATTCAGTAAATGGAGGTACAATAAAACGGTCATCGAGTGTACCCACCATTAACCAAATGGGAATTCTATGAATTGGACGAGCAGAATCTCCAACGGTCAAATTTGCACTGGTTCCTGCAACTGCTGCAAATACATCTCCTGCATCTATAGCCAGTTTGTGTATCATCGAACAACCATTCGAAAAACCAGAACAGAAAATCATAGATTCATTTACAGGAAAAGTATCTGAAATTCGTTTGGCCAGTAATTTTAAAAATTTTACATCATCAACATAGTCTTGTGGTGGTCCTGCACAGGGGTAATCGGTTACATTCCCATTTACCCAGCGGGTGTTGTGTTTTTCTATGCCATCTTCTACGAAACACCAACTCAAAGAAGATGGAAATACCGTGATAAAATTTTCTTGTTCGCCAACTTCTTTCCATCCTGAAATATTGTAAAATTTTTCACCATCTCCGCTGGTTCCATGTAACATAAAAACTACCGGATATCCGCCGGGTGGTGGCGTTGTACTGGGGACTACAATGATGCTTTCGCGCATCCTTCCATCTACGGGAAATTGAACATCAAAGCGACGTTGACTGAATACCTGAAACAGGCATCCTAAAATAAATCCGATGGTAAAAATTCTTTTCATATGCATTTTTTTAATAGTACAAATTTAGACTTTTTTGGGAGCGATGCCTTCACCCCAAAGGGTGATTTCTTTTAGTTTTACCAATATCACCCTTAAGGGTTATTGAAAACCTGCTGCCTCAAACTATCTTTGATTTCAGATTTTAAGCTATATTGAAACAGGTGAAAGATATATTTCTGCTGATTTTTAGTTGTTGCTTTTTGTTTTTTACAACAAGAGCTCAGAATCAATTGGCACCTTCAGGCCGTTTGCAATTAGAAACAATGGCTATAAAATTGATTGACGGCGACCCAGAAAATGCAAATTCAGTATTGAGTAAATGGATTCACTATTATCAAGAGCAAAAAGATTCCAAACTTGAAAATTTATGCAATGTATACCTGGCAAAGACATTTATTGAAATGGACAAGTCAGAAGATGCTGTGGTGATTCTAAATAAACTGATTCCAAATTCTGAACCATACACCGAAGCCCTGGCTTTGAAAACCCTGGCATCTGTTGATTTTAAAAACGGTCGTTTTTTTGCATCCACAGTAAAGATTCGCTCTGCAATGGATCTTGCAAAGGTCAATCAGGAGGAAAACCTGATGGCGTCTTTGCAGGAAGACTTAGCGCAAGTATTTGATAAAATTTCCAAGCCGGATAAAGCCATTCAATTTTACAGGCGATCGCTGCAATTATTTACAAAATTAAATAACAAATCGGCCATGCAAAAAAATGCACTGGCATTGGGCCGTATTTATTTGTCTTTGGAGAAATTGGATTCTGCATATTATTTTATCAATCAAAGTTTGGTTTTATCAACGCAGGAAAAACTAACAAATGCGTTGTATGAATCTAAAATAGAACTGGCTAATTTATATTATAATAAAAAGGATTATGCTAGTATGAAGGAAATCATTCAGGCAATCGATACGGCATCCGATAAACCAAAACAAGATTTTTTTAATGTTCGATTATTTGTACTTAAGGGAAATTATGCAATGGCCCTTCATTCAGAGTCAGCAGCGCTGGAAGCATTTAACAAAGCGGAATCGCTTTCCCACCAGGGGTTTACTCCGTTCATTGATTATTACATTAAATCCAATTTGGCAGAAGCCTATTATCGCAATGGAAATTTGTCGAAAGCATATGAATTGGTTAAATATTTAAATCATAACAGCAACAGCTATTCGAGTAAGGAAAATCAGAAATTGGCAGAAAGCATTGCAAAAAATTCGGAGTTAACAATCAGGGACAAAGAAATAGACTATTTGAAAATTCAAAATCAGTTGAATGAAGAGCGACTGAAGCGGGAATTGATGTTGAAAGAAGGCCTTCGAAGAGAAAATGCATTGAAGGACATTTCTTTGGCGCAGGAACAAAGATTAAATGAAGCATCTATTCGGGAAAAAGCATTGCAAGCACAACAATTGGAAAAAGAAAAAGCATTGAGCTTGTCTTTAATTCGGGAAAACGATATGCGGAATGCAACGCTGGCAGATGAACGCAATTTTCAAACGTTTTTGTGGACTGGTATTATTCTATTAATGGCATTGGCTTTATTGGTTTTTTATTTATTTAGAAAACAACAAGAGAAAAATTCTATTATTCTCAAACAAACCAAAGACCTGGAGTTTGTCAATAAGGAAGTGCACCATCGGGTCAAAAATAATTTGCAGGTGATCTCGAGTTTACTGGATTTGCAATCAAAATATACTCAGGATGTACGCTATGAAAGTCTGTTGAATGAAAGCAAGCACCGGGTACAATCCATGGCATTTATACATCAGAATCTCTATGAATCAGCCGGAATGAATATGGTGGATATGCCCAACTACATTCAAAATCTGGTAGATCATCTGTGGACGGCCTATCAAAGAGAGGGCGAGCAGGTCGAGATCGAAGTAAATGTCAAACCCATGCAACTCCATATGGATCTGGTGGTCTCCATTGGGATGATCATCAATGAGTTGGTGACCAATTCATTGAAATATGCTTTTAGTGAACGGACAAATGGAAAAATTCGTGTTACGCTTTCTGAAACCTTGAATTTGTTTCAACTGGAGGTGTCAGATAATGGAATTGGTATTCCGGAGTCCATAGACGTGGCCGGTGCAAACAGTTTTGGTTACAAGATGGTCCGTGCTTTTGTTCAAAAACTAAAAGGAACAATGCAAATTGTTCGTGATCAGGGTACAACTATCCAAATTCAATTTACCAAAAGATCCTAATGGAAGCTATCAATTATAAAGTACGTGTTTTGATCGTTGAAGATGAACCTTTGATTGCGGAAAACATAGCCATGTATTTAAACAATCATGATTATGAAGTGGCTGGTATTGCTTATGATTACGAAGAAGCCATTTTAAAACTGGAACAGGAAAAACCGGACATCGTACTGTTGGATATCAATTTGGAAGGGGAGCTCGATGGCATTGATGTGGGAAAATTTATACATGAAAAAATGGGCATCCCCTTTGTTTTTTTAAGTTCCTATTCTGATAAAAGCACATTGGAACGCGCCAAACACATACAGCCTTCAGGGTATTTGGTCAAACCTTTTCACGAAAAGTCATTGATGGCTACCCTTGAAATTTCGTTATCAAATTTTGCAAGCAGCAACCATGTTCAAATTACTGAACTCAATCTGGAAAAAATAAATTCACAGCTGTTGAGTCCATTGTCTCAAAGAGAATTTGAAGTATTGTTTTTAATCTATGCTGGTAAAACCAATCAACAAATAAGCCAGGATTTGTTTATTTCGATCAATACGTTAAAAAGGCATATCAACAATGCCTACATGCGATTGCAAGTAACAACGCGTACAACCGCCATCAAGAAATTGCGAGAATTGATGAAAAGAAATTAATTCGAAATAGCGGGTTATATTTTATTATTTTGTTTGGAGCGTTGCTGGTCTTGGTATGCTACTTGCTAAAATTTCATAATGAAATGAGCAGTATTGAATAGGGAAGCCATTGGTTTTTGCAATACGAAACTGGTAGATTAGAGTTAGAATAAATCGCCTTATCAGCTTGTCAGGCTCTTGTGATTGAATTCCAGATTGTAGAATTACTCTTGCTATTGTTTTAGCATAGCTTTAGTACAAGATATTCATTTACAGACGATTAGTATTTAATTTCGTTTTTAGTTCGTCAAATTGCCAGAAATAGCGTATCTTTGCACCCTCATATCGCGGAGTGGAGCAGTTGGTAGCTCGTTGGGCTCATAACCCAAAGGTCGTAGGTTCGAGTCCTGCCTCCGCCACAAAAGAAAAAGCCTGTCGGAAGACGGGCTTTTTTCATTTAAGGAAAATTATTCGAGTGCTGACAAAGCTTTGCTTGTCGGCTTACAGTCTACATCTCAAAACAAAAGTCTGTTAAGATAGTATGCTTTAATTTTTGAAAAAATATATAAAACCAAATTAGTATCAATCAATCCAGAATGTTAGCAAAAACAGGTTCCATATCTAATGTTTAAGATTTAAAAATATTTTAGCTGTATTACAAGGGATTTTATTATTAATATAAGGTTCAAATGGCATACAATTTAAAGTGAATATTTCTTAAATCAATAAATTTAAAATTGTTATTTATTGAAATTTGATTTTTTGTCAGTTCAATTTATAAGTACAATTATTTCAAGTAGCATTTGATTTGCAGGTAATTGATTTAATATTTTATTTATCCAAAAGCTATAAAATTATCTAATTAAACGGCATAACTAAATATTTTCTTGAATTTAATTCAAATCAAAAGACAAAGATTGGTATTGCAAAACTAATTTCAGGAAAGATAGTATCGTGTTAGTTGTATTTTACTTGAAAATAAAAAGTGGTTCGGATTGTAATAATTTGGTGTAGAAAATAGGAATTAGAGTATCAATTCAAAATGGTCTCAGGAACTACCTTGCAATTATTTTAAATTGGAAATTCATTGTTAAATGGTTGAATTTTAACTTTTCCAAAATGGTTTAATTAAAATGGATTTGCATGGCTTAAAAAATAAATTATACTGTTAACTGATTCCTGACCACTTATTATTGATTGCTGTTTTGGGGATTGTTCCCTCATATTTTGTAAGGTATAAGGACCTGAGACTTATGGCGATTGATTTAGTTCTGGAAAGGCAACTATAGTTTAACCAGCTTACAATTGCGTTAAATCAATTCTATAACCTCCCTTCATTTAAAAAGCAAATGCAACAAAAGGAGAATGCATCTTCCTTATATTTGATATTTTGTTTTATTAGGATTTGAAGTGTTTATTGAAATAATTATTTTGGAAATTTGAAATTTTCTTAAAAATTTCTATCTTTATATCGTTTAACTAAATTATTTATTTATGAAAACTCAGTTAATTTCTTTTTTATTTCTTTTTTCTTTGGCTTTAGTTTCAATTTCATGTGGAGATGATAATGAGCCAAATAAACCTTGTTCTACGGCCTATGCTGATGAACTTCAAAATGAATTAAGTGCTTTAACTGCAGCGGCCCAAGCTTACAGTACGAATCCTACTCCTGCTAACTGCCAAGCTTATAAAAATGCTGCGCAGGCTTATGTCAATGCTTTGGAGCCATATGGAAATTGTTCTGAACTTACAGGTCAATTGAGAACAGATTGGGAAGCATCCTTAAATGCTGCGAAAGCATCTGTTGCAGCGATTCAATGTTAAGCTTATAAATTGTAATTCTGGACACAATTAAGTAGGGCGTCTTATTAAATTGTTCTGTTTAGTCAGTAATGACATCGATTTTTCAACCAGACACTTAATTCAGGATATTTCTTGCTAGGATACTAGTTGGAAACTTCAATCAAAGTAGTCAAAACCTAGAGGATATCTTCAAAATGCTTAACTAGAGTAAGCATCCGCAAATTGTCAGTCAGTTGACCATGTTTGGTGAACCAAGGCCTAAGAAAATATATTTGGATTAACATTTGGGGCCAATTGTCTGGGGAAGATTCTCAATGTCTAAAATCCATGGATTCTTCCTTGCACAGAGGGAGAAGTTGACGTTGATTTTAAATATTTTTGAAGGTAGGGCTGAGGTCGAAAATGAGACACACATTTGATTATGATTTTCCACATCCCGGGCAAGGAGCAAATATATCCGGGAGAGGGAATGATGTACCCAATATTTGCTAACAAACGTTTGTGTAATTCTTCGAGGCCGATCATTTTTTCAAGTCAGGCTTTCAAATCTTGATTGAAAAAAAGGCACATTAAATTCTTCCATTTCTGTAAAATCAAGAATGTCTTGTTTTTCATAAGAATTTGTATCGCTTCTAATTCCAATTTGGTGCTCATTGAATCTTAGCTCCAAGTCGCTGAAAAATAAAAATATTCAAGGAAATAGGATCATTATTTGGATTATTGACCATCCTCTTGAATTAATTTTTTTTTTGGAATCTGGCAGATGACAAGTTATTGGAGTCGAAGGATATTAAACAATTCTAACTTAAATAGTTTAAAGCCTTTTTTTGATTAGTATTTTGAATCGATAGCGATGGAATTTCCTTTTCTTTCAGTAAATTTGGAGTTTATTTTTTAACTTGAACTGAATCCTAAGTGTTACATAGACATCAGGGAAAAATTACCAAGCTTATAAGTATCGAATATGAATCTTGGGAAAGGGAATAGTAGTCTAAAATTTGTTGCACTTTTTAAAGTAAATTATCAATCATTTAGTGGCATGAAGATGCTTTTAATGTTGTCCGTTTGCCAAGGTTTGTAACAACAAAATCCTCAGGACTGATTTGAATTTGTAAATACTAAATCAATTTTATTTTAATACAGACGCAAAATGAATATTCTTAAGACCAGCTTTTTGCTAATACTTACACTGATTCTTGTACCCGTTTTCAGTTACTTCAAAGGCAGTACCCTTGGACCTTTGGAATGGAAGTTATTGACTAATCTATCTTATATCGTTTTGTTTGCAATTGCCTATTGTTTTATAGTCTCTGAACTTACAAAAAACAACAGCCAGGTTGACAAACTCTGGAGTTTATTGCCGATCCTTTATGTTTGGATCGTTACCTATGCTTCTGAATTCAATATTCGATTGGTTGTGATGGCCATCCTGGTAAGCATTTGGGGAATCCGTCTGAGTTTTAATTTTGCTTTGAAAGGTGCTTATCACTGGAAATTTTGGGCAGGTGAGGAAGACTATCGGTGGAAGGTATTGCGACAAAAACCTGAATTTCAAGCAAAATGGAAATGGACCTTGTTTAATTTATTTTTTATTTCTGCGTATCAGAATGTATTGATTTTATTATTCACGCTTCCTTCAATCATTGCATTTCAATTCAGGCATGTTCCATGGAGTGTTTTTGACACCCTCATTACTTGTGTTATACTTTTCTTTATTATTTATGAAACCATTGCCGATATCCAGCAATGGAATTTTCAAAGTAAAAAATGGGCATTGCTCAATGCAGGAGAATTGCTTCCGGAAGATTTGAAAAAAGGTTTCTTAGATCGCGGATTGTGGGCTTACAGTCGCCATCCAAATTATTTTGCAGAGCAAGCAATTTGGCTTAGCTTTTATTTATATAGTGTATCAGTCAGTGGACAATGGTTTAACTGGAGTATCGTTGGTGCTTTGTTACTCATCTTATTATTTCAGGGCAGTGCCAATTTTAGTGAGGAAATCAGTGTTGGAAAATATCCGGAGTATAAATCATACCAGAGCAGGGTTAGCAAATTTATACCTTTTTTAAAATAGGGTACTATCCGTGTATAAATTTTCTGGATAATGGAATGCACAGGATTTTAATGTTGGGGCTGAATATTTCAAGTATTAATTGCTTATATAAAACTGAAGAATCTTGATTTAACCATGATCCAGATTATGGGAGGAAAGTCTTTAGCTAAATGTTGAAATGCTGAATTTCTGAAATGTTACTAAAGTACAATTTACAACATCACATCAAATAACACCAACCAACCCCATTCCTGTTTTTACCGTATTAGTTTTTAAACTAAGCCCTTTTCTTTAATGATTTTAAAATAGTTCACCATGCTACACCAGCTGTCTGTAAAATTCCAAGTACCGGTAATTCTGTTGTTTGTTTGCTCTCAATTAGTTTCCCAAACTTTACAGGTTCCTGGATTGATTTCTCCTTCAGATCAATCAACCCATCAGGTTTTAGGAACTCGCTTAAAATGGAATCTCAATTCAGAAGCAACCAGCTATACGCTTAGAATTTATTCAGATCCATCATTAACAAAGCTGGTTTTTAAAGACAATCAAGTGAACAGTACCAGTAGGGTTGCAGAAAATTTGCAATACAATACGGTCTATTATTGGACTATACAAGCATTTAATTCCAGCAGAAACAGTCTTGAATCCAAGGCCTGGTCTTTTCAAACCATGCCGGACAATCCGAATGCAGTTACATCGCATCCCCGCTTATTAATTACGCAAGAAGATCTTCCGCGCTTGCAATCCTGGGCCAATGCAAACAATCCAATTTATCCTGCATTCAAACAAGTTTTAAATACTGCAATTCAAGCCTATGATGCTAAATTTTTTCCAGGCGGAATTGCCAATCCGAATTGGCCGGATATAGGTAACACGACCTGGTCTGCTTATGTTACCGAATCGTATGCAGAATTTTTTGCATTTTGGTCTTTAATAGATCCGGATCTCACACAAAGGGCTATTCATGCCCAACGTGCCCGAAATTTATTGATGTATGTGATCGATCAAGCTTTATTAGGTCCAGCCTCAGGAGTTCCATTTCGTGATCCAGGTTTCATGACCTATGACCGTTCGCGTGTTTATGGTGAAGGCTGTCCGCTAACAGTAGATTGGATTTATAATGCAAAAGATTTCCAGGGGAAAGACATTCTGACTAAACAAGATAAAGCTAAAATCAGAACGGTATTTTTACGCTGGTGCGAAGAACAATTGACTGCTTACAATCATCCAACTCCAATTGGATTGATCAATGA from Saprospiraceae bacterium includes:
- a CDS encoding DUF1295 domain-containing protein produces the protein MNILKTSFLLILTLILVPVFSYFKGSTLGPLEWKLLTNLSYIVLFAIAYCFIVSELTKNNSQVDKLWSLLPILYVWIVTYASEFNIRLVVMAILVSIWGIRLSFNFALKGAYHWKFWAGEEDYRWKVLRQKPEFQAKWKWTLFNLFFISAYQNVLILLFTLPSIIAFQFRHVPWSVFDTLITCVILFFIIYETIADIQQWNFQSKKWALLNAGELLPEDLKKGFLDRGLWAYSRHPNYFAEQAIWLSFYLYSVSVSGQWFNWSIVGALLLILLFQGSANFSEEISVGKYPEYKSYQSRVSKFIPFLK
- a CDS encoding T9SS type A sorting domain-containing protein codes for the protein MKRIFTIGFILGCLFQVFSQRRFDVQFPVDGRMRESIIVVPSTTPPPGGYPVVFMLHGTSGDGEKFYNISGWKEVGEQENFITVFPSSLSWCFVEDGIEKHNTRWVNGNVTDYPCAGPPQDYVDDVKFLKLLAKRISDTFPVNESMIFCSGFSNGCSMIHKLAIDAGDVFAAVAGTSANLTVGDSARPIHRIPIWLMVGTLDDRFIVPPFTELPFGGDSILGYLKSSLNRALVCQGLDTAFIKNEKDSAHTYQFTKSLAGEISKPYIFTLLKGMTHEYPNGANYPVSAPLIFWEFFKRSVAVATEHQHQGSIGIYAYPNPSNDLVTISIPEFHGNYHWNLYDTQGNLRLKGNQANGESVQIKKSELGTGLFLFRAHLDNATLSQKVIFN
- a CDS encoding response regulator transcription factor encodes the protein MEAINYKVRVLIVEDEPLIAENIAMYLNNHDYEVAGIAYDYEEAILKLEQEKPDIVLLDINLEGELDGIDVGKFIHEKMGIPFVFLSSYSDKSTLERAKHIQPSGYLVKPFHEKSLMATLEISLSNFASSNHVQITELNLEKINSQLLSPLSQREFEVLFLIYAGKTNQQISQDLFISINTLKRHINNAYMRLQVTTRTTAIKKLRELMKRN
- a CDS encoding sensor histidine kinase, yielding MKDIFLLIFSCCFLFFTTRAQNQLAPSGRLQLETMAIKLIDGDPENANSVLSKWIHYYQEQKDSKLENLCNVYLAKTFIEMDKSEDAVVILNKLIPNSEPYTEALALKTLASVDFKNGRFFASTVKIRSAMDLAKVNQEENLMASLQEDLAQVFDKISKPDKAIQFYRRSLQLFTKLNNKSAMQKNALALGRIYLSLEKLDSAYYFINQSLVLSTQEKLTNALYESKIELANLYYNKKDYASMKEIIQAIDTASDKPKQDFFNVRLFVLKGNYAMALHSESAALEAFNKAESLSHQGFTPFIDYYIKSNLAEAYYRNGNLSKAYELVKYLNHNSNSYSSKENQKLAESIAKNSELTIRDKEIDYLKIQNQLNEERLKRELMLKEGLRRENALKDISLAQEQRLNEASIREKALQAQQLEKEKALSLSLIRENDMRNATLADERNFQTFLWTGIILLMALALLVFYLFRKQQEKNSIILKQTKDLEFVNKEVHHRVKNNLQVISSLLDLQSKYTQDVRYESLLNESKHRVQSMAFIHQNLYESAGMNMVDMPNYIQNLVDHLWTAYQREGEQVEIEVNVKPMQLHMDLVVSIGMIINELVTNSLKYAFSERTNGKIRVTLSETLNLFQLEVSDNGIGIPESIDVAGANSFGYKMVRAFVQKLKGTMQIVRDQGTTIQIQFTKRS